TGAAGAAGCTTTGTCAGGGCGAGCAGAAAAAATGCCAGTACCGGCTCGTCACTATGTTAACGGTCATCCGCTCAAGCCGCCATTTCCAGAAGGAATGGAACTTGCAACGTTTGGTATGGGGTGCTTTTGGGGTGCAGAACGCAAATTCTGGCAGCTAGAAGGAGTTTACAGCACAGCAGTCGGTTATGCTGCAGGTGTCACTCCTAACCCTACTTATAAAGAAGTGTGTTCTGGACGCACAGGTCACAATGAAGTGGTACAAGTCGTCTTTGATCCAAAAGTCATTAGTTATTCTGAGTTACTAAAAGTCTTCTGGGAAAACCACAACCCCACTCAAGGCATGCGTCAGGGTAACGACGTGGGTACTCAGTATCGTTCAGGGATTTACGTGTATTCTGAAAATCAAAGAAAGCTAGCAGAAGCATCGCAACAAGCTTATCAGAAAGCTCTCAGTGCTTCAGATTATGGAAAAATTACCACTGAAATTCTGGATGCTCCTGAATTTTACTATGCCGAGGACTACCATCAGCAGTACCTGGCGAAAAACCCCAATGGCTATTGCGGATTAGGCGGGACTAACGTTGCTTGTCCTGTGGGAATAGCTCAACTCAACGGTTAAGTCTGTGATATTCTGTTCCGTTATAGCGCAAGCTTAACGGGACATATTCTTTTCTACAGCAATCCTAAATATTCGTGATAAACAAGATCCCCGACTTCGTAGAAGTTGTCGGGGATCTGTCGTTTTTAATTCTTACAAATCAAATAGGATTACTATAGAAGTTCTCAGAAACGCTATAACCTGAACACAACCACTC
This portion of the Brasilonema sennae CENA114 genome encodes:
- the msrA gene encoding peptide-methionine (S)-S-oxide reductase MsrA; the encoded protein is MVLFGFGKKLSLPTPEEALSGRAEKMPVPARHYVNGHPLKPPFPEGMELATFGMGCFWGAERKFWQLEGVYSTAVGYAAGVTPNPTYKEVCSGRTGHNEVVQVVFDPKVISYSELLKVFWENHNPTQGMRQGNDVGTQYRSGIYVYSENQRKLAEASQQAYQKALSASDYGKITTEILDAPEFYYAEDYHQQYLAKNPNGYCGLGGTNVACPVGIAQLNG